The following is a genomic window from Manihot esculenta cultivar AM560-2 chromosome 9, M.esculenta_v8, whole genome shotgun sequence.
aatgaacagagccctaagtctctaaatgttaccctttatgagtaattcaaatgaacagagccctaagtctccaaatgttaccctttatgagtaacccaaatgaacagagtcctaagtctccaaatgttaccattttatggataacccaaatgaacaaacccctgagtctccaaatgttacccttttatgggtaacacaaaatgaacagagccctaagtctccaaatgttacccttttatAGGTAACCCAAAATGAATagagtcctaagtctccaaatgttggACGGAATCCACAAGCTAGCAGGTGGACGTCACACTCTGCCCTGCTAAATTTGTGACGTcatcgtcgcaactgaatcgaatacaattgctaaatcaagatCGGACCCTCgtgtattgtggttcgctagtaccttaggcggctccacctcgtctcacatGGGTAGCCCTTTCATCGCAGGCCCACTTGCTCCGCACAATTTGTCTGCCATGACCCGACATTTaggttcagcactagaacgggagactacattttctcagcttggtaaaacgccttacacacatcataaatatgagaaatattccctttgccagaatatagaaattccaaatactccattaattctttaacaaatttagaatgattaataagactaatcacCTTACTGTAAATAGAATTTCGAATCCGTGAACAGTACTCGATGACTCGTGAACAATACCCGATGAATAATTCCCGTGAACAATACCTGATGAACAGAGCCTTAAATCTCCAAGTATTACCCTTTATgtataacccaaatgaacagagccctaagtctccaaatattaccctttatgagtaactcaaatgaacagagccctaagtctccaaatgttaccctttatgagtaacccaaatgaatagaggcctaggtctccaaatgttacactttatgagtaacccaaatgaacagagccctaagtctccaaatgttatccttttatgggtaacccaaatgaacagagttcTAAGTCTTCAAATATTACccttttatgggtaacccaaacaaacagagtcctaagtctccaaaagttactctttatgggtaacccaaatgaatagtaTCAAAAAAagcctccacccaacacccaaacGAACCGCAAATCTAACAAGGGAGCTGCAAGACGACTTTGGCATCCTCTTTAGGTGAACagtgagagacaaatattatccttGATGGATAACACAAATGAACatagccctaagtctccaaaaagctaagacttgacgagagagaaaaaaaaaatctctatgaacctggctctgataccatgtagaaagataatattttgttgttgtatttcataataaagattacaacctatttatatataaaagacggtatctaaacaggaaggaaaatcaagtctatgattatacaatccctaagattaagcaactaacccatctattaatatttacttcctatattaatatatttacttcctataatctataacagTGACAAAGCTAGCTGGCTTTGGCAAGGAAGATGCAAGTAGTCATCAAAGTATGTTGGGTTATCTTTAGTTAGTTTAGTTGGGTTGTAATAAGTTGTGACTTGTGAGTTGTCAATTTTGGTTCATCAATTAGTAAAGTCAGCAATCAATTAGTTATAACTGAAAATAGAGGTAGTCATGTTACTAAAATGCAAAGATATATGCCAATTCATTGATAAGAGAACAATATCCTTCTTCTCCCCTTTCTACACTTCTTTTCTTTCcctattttcatgtttttttatGGCTCCAAAACTTTGAAACACCAGAAGTCCTCCTTCATCTTACATATCTCTGACTGACTGAAGCCCAAAAGGATCTCCAAAAAGAGTTCAACACCCTAAGGCAAATAGAACAATAGGAAACCAATAATGATGACAACCATAGAGCACCAACCATGGAAGTTGGGGAAGCTGCAACCACCAGCCCTTGAAGATATCGGAAGAGAGTGACAAATCTTCAACAAACAATGAGGACGGCGACGGCTAGAGCTCTACGACCACTAAGGGCTTTGAGAATCATCTATTGTGGTGTGTAGCCCGGGAAACGAACCGAAAAGGTAACCATCCCTAAAAAATGAACCCTCCCTTTGATCTGCTGAAAAAGCAGGCAAGAAAATCAATCTCCCACATTATGAAGCAGAGCTTGTAGGAAACAaaccccccccccaaaaaaaaaaaaaaaaactcacctAGACAAGGAGGGAGAAAAATCCATGTCCAGGCAAAGGTGGAAGTAGCTACTCTTGCCCAGGAGGGGCAAGGGAGGATGTGAATGCGGAAGGGAGTGGAGGGCTTTGcctcagaagaagaagaaaacatgtattctttctttctttcttcttgctTTTTGTCTTGTTGAAGACATGCATAGATTTCTTCTTGCCCCTAGGtttcattatttcttttttttctttttctacttGCTCCTTTTCTCTTTGGTCTTGAACTCTGCTTGTTTCTTCTCTTCTTAAACAAAGGCAGATTCCAATTGTTGTGAAGGCATGCATGGACAGAATGCCCCCCTCCTCTTTTCCTTTTAATAGGCAATAATATTAAAGTTGATCGCTACTGGgcctatatttaattatataaatgcaTTTTACTTATGTATGTAATTCAATTGACAATAGTGATGGTataataagataaaaataagtaataaaacaactaatttgttttatattatgtaatttatttttataattttttattttggtgcCTTGCATCTCTCAAGTAGAAGTCTGCACCTTGGGCCTTTGCTCCAAGAGCTCTTGGCACCTTGAAGCACCTTGAGCCTTTAATAACTATGATTAGATGTTACTTTCTTGCGTCCATCCATTACAGTTTTTTCATCAACACAGTAAGCTCTCTATCTCTTGTTTATGCTTCTTGCTGACATGAGTGACTCAAAAATAGGCTCCCTACTCTATAAACATGTCATTTTTACCTCTTATTTTGAACTATCTGATCTTCATTATTTAGTTGTTGGGAGAATGCTGGTGTATCCTTGCCTCACATGCcccatatatatttatatactttTGCAGGATGCATATTTAGTGTTGAAACTAGTTTCTTGGTTACATTGTCTTGTTTTGCAGATTCATCTTTTCAGAAGGGACATCCTCAATTTTGGGACTTCATAAAAAGGGCATGCACAAAATTGATGAAGGTTTTGGTCACAATTCAGGGCAGACATCCTTATTCATTTGGTGATAAGTCTGTCCTTCCACCTGTCATGGATTTCTGTTTAAACAAGATAGTGGATCCCGAGCCTGATTTATTATTGTTTGAGCCGTTCCTGATTCAGTGTATGGTAATGGTAAAGTGTGTACTTGAATGTAAGGAATATAAGCCAATTCTTACTGGTCGGGTGATGGATGAAAATGCAATTACTCTAGAACAGATGAAAAAAAACATTTCAAGTGTTGTTGGTGGTGTTCTGACTTCTCTTCTTCCTAGCGAACGCTTAATACTCGTATgtaatatattaataagaaGGTAATGACACTCTGATCTATGCTTTACTCCAGTAATTTGCTTGTAACCTCAACTTTGAAGTGCATGAGGTGTTCTCTCTGTGTGCGAGTTTGCTGGTGTGAATTGTCACATTTGTTTGGTTGAGTATATGCAAAAAATGTTTTGTGGATCCTTCTTACAATCAGAAGAATTATTGATCaataatgtgaaaaaaaaaattctcaataGCTGTTGCATTATTTATTGGCAGTTTCTCCATTTTGATGCGAAGTCTTTGCTTCAACTGTCAAAATAACATTTAGCAGTTACAGCTTTTTCAAAGATACTTCTTTCTTCTATAAGTTTGGAAAAAATACATGTGATCACTATGGAAGGACGTGCGATGCATGTTACATGTAGCATCAGATGCCATTTCCTTGATTTCATATGATCCTCTAGGAAAAACTAGAAAGAATAATTCAAGTTGTTGGATTATACAAACATTATTTGCATAAAAATGAATGTGCAACTAATTGTGTTTGCTTGCATATGTGCATTTTGATGGTTAGCTTCTCATGCATCCTTCTCCTAGTCACAAACAAGTGTTCATCGGTAATGAGATTGGCAGCAATTATCTGCCTAATCATTTTGTAAATCTGGGTGCAATTCATGGTGGAGCCAAATGGATGGTTATAATGACTATAGGGAGGCTATGGTTTCACTGAATGGGGAAAATTATGTGACTTAATCATTGAAACCATGTGACTGGAGCCAGGGCACCTGTTTGATGGTTTACATTTCTGAATCATTCAGGAAAACTGGTGGATAATTGGTTATACACTTATGATTGAGATCTTAAATTTTCAATGTTGTACTACTGTGATTTTACTAAAATATCTTTAAGGACTTTAAACTTGTTCGAGTAAAAAAGTGTATTTTTGGTATTTTGACAGGTATTTTGTTCTAACAGCAAGTGATTTGGAGGAGTGGTACCAGTACCCTGAAACTTTCCATCATGAGCAAGATGTGGTTCAGTGGACTGAAAAACTGAGGCCTTGTGCTGAAGCTTTGTACATTGTATTGTTTGAAAACTATAGCCAAGTAGGTGAAATCCAACTTCTTACAGATCTTTGAACAATTGTGCAGGCATCGTAATTTCTTAAAACCTTCATTGAATTCTAGTAAGAGTTGgcttatttgttattttttattactttaagCTGTTGGGTCCTGTCGTGGTGTCCATCCTTCAAGAAGCAATGAATGGTTGCCCATCATCTGTTACTGAGGTTACTCCTGGATTGCTTCTTAAAGATGCTGCTTATGGTGCAGCTGCATATGTTTACTATGAGCTTTCAAACTATCTAAGCTTCAAAGATTGGTATGTCATTCTCTGTTCTACAGGCTTTATTTTTCTCCAATCCTTGTaacttatattaattaatttagttgtAACTGATTGTTTTAAACTTAAAGGTGGTCATTAGTAATAGTTATTTGTCACTCAGAGGAAGCAACCTGCGTCTCTTTTGCATGCCAGAAAATGAAATTTATGTGTTGTACTTGTTCTTAAAGAACAATTTTTTTACTGGCTGCTAATTGTGTTTAACCCCGATTTTAGATTCATAAATATACTGCATTAAGGATAACTGAATTATCCGTTGTGCTTCTAATATCTACTTTCAAtgaagccaaaaaaaaaaaagagctcgATGCATGGGAAACATGGTTGTATGGTTGATTAATTGCAGTCACATATCGCGACACATTTGTTTCTTCATCACCATGGATTTTTTCAAGCTTTAATAAAGTTACAAGAAAGGATATCATAGTTAGGTCATTGTTTTGTACGATTGCTAATGGTTTTGAGTTTTTTCTGAGGTAAAAATGCTACGATTGCATTTGTTGACTAGTTAGTAGTTGTTCATTGAAATTTAGCCTTCCTCATGTTATATTTTGTAGGTTACATAATGACCTGTACTTCTCCCTGAAACCATTGATGGCAGGTTTAATGGTGCTCTATCCCTTGAACTTTCAAATGATCATCCAAATATGCGTATCATCCATCGGAAGGTTGCATTAATCCTGGGACAATGGGTTTCTGAGGTACCAGTATTTGTTGCATGATACAAatcactttaattatttgcaaaCTTTCCATTTTCTGAAGACAGCGTGTGTGTGATTTTTGTCAGCGTTTTGTGTGCATatgtctttttattattttttgaatatttacATTCTGGTGATTAATGGCATGTTAGTCGCTGGAAATCATATTAATATGGCCCTTCTCCTAATGAATGACTGATATAAAATGATTTGTTATCTGATGAATGCCTGATAAAAATTTGTTTCATCATTGGTTCTGTGCCACTGAAAATAAAATGTTCTCAATACTTGTATTAACACTGAAACTCGACTGATTGTTCACTCTAAAAAAATTCTGTTAATATAAGTAACATGAGATAGAAATTAGTTTATATAAATGATTATTGTGCCTGCCTTTGCAGATTAAAGATGATATAAAGAGGCCAGTTTACTGTGGATTGATCAGATTACTACAAGACAGAGACCTGTCTGTAAGGGTATGGTGTATAAGTTTTCCATCCTCTCTTGCTCTTAGTGAGATTGTTGTGCATCCCTAGAGCTGTGCTCTGAGACAAAGTGAGTGGGCCCACCTAATGCCAACTCCATGCGTCTACCTGGAGCAGCACCTTAAAATTTTTACCTCCCTGAATAACATCATGTTTCacactgctttttttttttttttttcactcctgattttaaatttatggaATTTTCTGATAGTCTCTCCTTTATTCCATTTTTATAATGTTGTTAGAGACTGAAGTCGTGAAATAATTGTTTTAGCTGGCAGCTTGTCGATCTCTGTGTTCACATATTGAAGATGCAAACTTCTCAGAGAAAGATTTTGGGAATCTTCTTCCTGTTTGTTGGGATTCATGTTTTAAGCTGATTGAGGAGGTTCAGGAGTTTGATTCTAAGGTAATATGGTCTGGTTGACATGGTGCAGGTTATTCTTTTTGGTTAGTAGCCATCGGCACAGTTTTCAGAATCTTATGATTCTTGATTCGAATCTTACAATCTGAATCAATTTTCAAACAAATCGATTCAAATCTATAAGATGAATCTTAAGTACCAGAATCTTACAACCCTTGATTCGAATCTTACGTTTCTCGATTTGATTTCACATTCTAGCGATTCAAATATAAAGGATAGATTGGAAATATACTTAAATTATAACTAAATTAAAAGAATCAATAGTGAATCAAGTGAATTTCAATATAAACTGACCAAGTCTTGATCTGATTTAATCAATTATTTGTAAAGGGTTTAtcatattttgtaattttaaaatttaaggtcTCATTCATTTTTGGCATGAAAGGTGTATATAAAACTTTTCCTTAACTATTTTTTCTTCCACCATccattcttcttctttctcttctttctttttagttaatttacttaattaattatagttGTCAAGTTATTACAATTTatattaagaatattaaaaGCCTTCtttttttgctatttaattatttgacaaAATTTAAATGAGAATTTCAACATGTGTATAATAATAACTATTGTCTACTATTACAGAGTTTATATTTTATAGCATAAAACTATGTAACATAGAAAATACATATTgttctataaaaaaatatttttaactatataaatgataattatatatttattagctAATTATAGTTGTCAAGTTAtgacaatttatattaataatattaaaaacctgctttttttgctatttaattatttgacaaAATTtgaatgagaatttcaatgtgTATAATAGTAACTATTGTCTACTATTCCAGAGTTTATATTTTATAGCATAAAACTATGTAACATAGAAAATACATATtgttctattaaaaaaatatttctaattatataaatggtaattatatatttatcaaatcacgttattttaagatattcttttaattatttttaaatcatatcctatttttagttattttttagaatttttattgaatattacTATTCTATTCAATTCTTGATTTATAAAATGAAGATTTCAATTCTCGATTTGACAACTATGGCCATTGGTTTAATTGTTCCTTTGCTTTTCCAATGCTCATACTTGATGTGTCATACTGTATTGTGAGATTGAGGGATTCTTTTCGGAATTTGTATTTTCAGATTTgagatgagttatgttgaatcTTTGATTTGGGACAAGGTAATGTACCTTGTAAAGGTCTTAGACATTGTTCTCTTTGTAGCACTCTCTTTTTGAGCTAACTTTTGGAGTGAGATAGGTATGattcaaatttaacatggtatcaaagtCTTCCACCAATGTTGGGCTCTCGTTGTCATGCTTTAGTATAGTCTTGGGGTATGAGCGTGAGGGTGTGTTGAATTCACGTCGTTTTGGGATAGGGCTACATCTTTAGCTGCTCCTCCATTTGAGTTAGCTTTTGGATGAGtttccttgagctagcttttggatgAGTTTCCTTGAGCTAACTTTTGGGATGAGTTAGGTCTGACTCAGATTTAACAAGTTGgatacttattttataaatgtttaaaattgactggataaattagttttggaggTGTTATCTCCCAGTTTTTCAAATTTGCCaatttgtatataataatttttcaaagaaTTTGAGAAAATAGTAGATCGTGCTCCCCACATTCATGGGAATTTGTCATACAGAAGATGTGCATCCCTCCTGCATCTGCAACTTTCTGGTGCTCATCTGTAAATGtctgaaaattatttataaacatCAGCTTAGCTAGCAAAATGAAAATATACTTCTGATTATTTTGTGCATCCTGCTTTATTCCCTATTAGACATACTCTTGGTGAAGTTACTAAAGTTCCttgtattttttattgaatttcagGTTCAAGTTTTGAATTTGATCTCTGTTCTTATTGCACATATCAGTAAAGTCATTCCATTTGCAAACAAATTGGTGGAATTTTTTCAGAAGGTATTGAAATTATAGTAGTTCTATCTTTGTTTTAATACTAAAATGACTAGGTGTTTTGCGAATTCCTGTTTATGTTGACAAGGacattattgtcttcaccaaAAATAGTCTTCTGCTAAGTTAGCCAATCCTTTCTTGCTTGCTGATTAGATACCATGAAATTTTCCTGTTTATATATGAAATTAAGCAAAAGGGCTAGTTGACAGCAATTCTTTAGAATAATCTTATTATGCATTATTGTAGTTAATAATTTTGtcattggaaggtttgggaggaatCTTCTGGTGAGAGTCTTCTGCAGATTCAGCTTCTCATTGCTTTGCGGAACTTTGTGGTTGCACTTGGGTATCAGTCACCCAGTTGCTACAATGTGCTATTGCCTATTCTGCAAAAGGGAATTGACATAAATAGCCCGGATGAACTCAATCTTCTAGAGGACAGCATGCTGGTTAGCTTACTATTACTTCTTTGATATTTTGTTAGATGGAGAGGAAGGGGGCGAGGGAGAGAGAATTTTCAATGGCTATCTTCATTACTAGTATAACGAGTTCATTTTGCATAATTGTGTAGTTGTGGGAAGCCACACTTTCACATGCTCCTGCAATGGTGCCTCAACTATTAACGTACTTCCCATGTCTGGTGGAAATCATCGAAAGAAGTTTTGATCACTTGCAGGTTTGCCACTTCGGACCATGTACTGCTTTTGCATTACTGTATTCTTGTGTTTGTTGATCAATATTATTTGCTCTGATTCCATTCTATCGACTTAGATTCACTAGATTACTGATCAGAGAATGTTGTTCGCTTATTTGCATCTATATGCAATGCTGCTGATTTTGTCTGTTCATGGAATGCAGAAAAAATGAATAATGATCCATAATTTCCATATATGTATTCTCTTGGGTTACTGTTCTGTAATTTGTATCCTTCTGAACCTTGCTGCTTTTCCTTTTCAGCCATCGtcttctgaattttttttttgttgcatTGATAATTGCAGGTTTCTGTCAATATTATTGAGAGTTACATAATTCTGGGTGGAACTGAGTTTCTAAATATGCATGCTTCAAGTGTAGCAAAACTTCTCGATTTGATTGTTGGAAATGTAAATGATAAAGGCCTGCTTTCAACCCTTCCTGTCATTGATATATTAATACAGGTACTTACATTTCGAACTTCTAAATGTGGATCTTCTAAGTGGAAACTTTTTTAACCAAGAAGCAGACTTTCTAATACATAGCTAGTAATTTAATCCATGGTCACTGAATTTATCACTTAGTGTATCTCTGTTGGGGGAGGAGAAATGAGAAAAGAATGAATATTGGAAAATGCACAATGTGGGGAAGAGAATCATAATTAGTGTAAATTATAGTGccaaattttccttttttgacCTTATCTTTTCGGAAAATTTCACATTCTTCTGTTTCCTTCACTTCATGGATGAAACTTAATTGATAAATACCCTGGAGAAGCAGTGGTCTTCTTATTTGTGTAGCATTATTAATACTTTATCAGAGTGAAAGAATAGATGCTTTCAATTACTATGGGAAACTGGAGAAACCTGGTTTCTCAAATTGTTTGTAATAATGGTTGGAGGTTTCCGGCACAGCCCTGATCTCCACCCACAGTTAAGAGCATGTGTTATAAGCACCCCCAAAATGTTGAAGAGCCTTGAATGCTAAAAATGCACATAAATATCACATGGTTTTATTTCTCTTCCCCCACAAAACCAGAAAATGGAAAAGAATCTTCAATAGTAATACTGCCAAAGTCTAGTACCGCATATCAAAAATGATTCCTGTGTTTTCAGCAACAATGATGCTTTATCCAGTTTTGCTGTTTTGCAGTGTTTTCCAGTAGAAGTGCCCCCATTAATCAGCAGTACATTGCAAGTAAGTCCAGTTACTTGTGTGCTCAGACTCTTAAGAatgtaattatataaatagtGTTGTGCTGCTCTTCAGACATATCTTAGTTGCAATTTGTGTCTTGTTGCTAGAAACTTATTGTAATATGTTTGAGTGGAGGAGACGATCTTGATCCTGCCAAGACAGCTGTTAAAGCTTCTTCTGCTGCAATCCTAGCTAGAATTTTGGTAATGAATACTAATTACCTGGGCCAATTGACAGCGGAACCATCACTTCAATTGCTTCTCCAGCAAGCAGGTGCTGCAGTTGAAGAAAGTATACTTCTTTGTTTAGTTGACATATGGCTTGACAAGGTCAGTGCATCAGAATTTCTTAAAGGATACTTCATAAATTGTTGGGGCTTTTGCTTCTCTAATTTTGTTTATCATTCTAAATTGTatgcattatttttatttttaacacccAATTTATTGCCCATTCCAAAAAATAATGATTATTTCatataaattgaatatataGGCTTTGTTATTGGCTTAACTGTGATACATTTATCCATGTTATCTCTGGGCTCAAGGAAATATGTGCTTATAGATATACTATTGATATTAGTTTCCCAAGGTAATGTTCTTGTAATATGATGGGTGCTTGCTGAGCCTCACTGCTTTGTTTTACTATTTTATACAGGTAGATAATGCATCTTCTTATCAGAGAAAGTTATTTGGCTTTGCCCTTTCAATAATTTTGACTCTCAGACTGCCTCAAGTGCTGGATAAACTGGATCAAATCCTCAGGTGTGAGATCAATGTGgaatttttgtattttcttgAATTGAGTTCCTATACCGTCGTTCgtgatttatttaattcatgCAGTGTATGTACAAGTGTAATTTTGGGTGGAAATGATGATTTAACCGAGGAGGAGTCCAGGTTACATCTTTTATGAATTTAGCTTGATTTGTTTGATTTGATAAGTTTGTTTAGAGTTGACAATTCCCTGTCTTTTACAATGGATGGCAGTGGTGATAACATGGGCTCCAGCATGTCTCATGGTGAGGGCATTGTTCCGAGCAAAGAGTTCCGAAAGAGACAGGTGAACCTTCCAGAATATACCTTAGAAGTTCTGAATTCTGATAAAGAAATAAGTCGTGCTGCTTAGTTATCTTTGAATGGGTTTGGATTCTTCTCAGATCAAAATTTCAGACCCTATCAACCAGTTGTCATTAGAGAACTCTGTGAGAGAGAATCTTCAGACATGTGCTGCCCTTCATGGCGAATCTTTTAATTCAGCCATTAGTAGAATGCATCCTTCAGCATTTGCACAATTGAAACAGGCTTTGAAGATGCCATAGCCAGGCATGATGCTGATTTTCCTTTTCTGTCTGAGTGGTGCTGTCATGCTCAGGGCCTGTACACTTCTTTTTTGGTTCCTTCCAGGCATCGAGGATATAGGTAAGCACTAAGTTTTGACTAGATTAACAGAAAACACATCTCCAATTccttctccctctctctctaccTCTAAAACCCCTGCTGAATCTAACAAATtctgaattatttaatttctggtAATTAGAACTCATTAGCTTACATCTGACGTTATATTCTTTTTCCCAACTCCAGGTACATCGATACTTTATTGACTTGGCTGGTGGTTTTCACATCTTTGGttcagtttttttatttatttatatttattttaattttaaattgctaGAAGGGAAAGAGAGGAAAAGAGCAAGCTTAGAGTTCTCTGATTAGTTGCGTCTGAATTTCATTTGTATATGCCTGGTTTGGCAAAGGAAATTTCTGTAAATAGTTTTGATGGCCCTTTCTTGCCAGATATTCAGGCACAAGGGTCAGAGCGTTGAGTTCATAGGCTTCGTCATTACTcacaaatgaaattaaaatattataggaGGGTTGGGAAAACCATGTATAATGTATTTTCCATTGCTCCGGTTGTTACTGATTTCTCCGGTTCTTTTTTTCATGTAATGTTTGGTTTTGGAATTTTGGTGGTTTGAAATTCAATTTTGTTTATTGAATACGAGTATTTCAAGCAGTTGCGTGCAATTCATATagactttctttttaattgaatAGCCCACTCATTTTCAGGTAAATTGCATTGCTTTTCCTCAA
Proteins encoded in this region:
- the LOC110622602 gene encoding importin-11 isoform X3; the encoded protein is MALSASDLPAIYSLLTNSMSGDESVRKPAEAALSQSESRPGFCSCLMEVITAKDLASQVDVRLLASVYFKNSINRYWRNRRDSSGISSEEKNHLRQRLLSHLREENDKIAVMLAVLISKIARFDYPKEWPELFSVLAHQLQSADVLTSHRIFTILFRTLKELSTKRLTADQRNFAEISSHFFDYCWRLWQSDVQTILHGFSAVVQSYNPNALEQRHDELYLTSERWLLCLKIIRQLIVSGFQSDAKCIQEVRPVKEVSPMFLNAIQSLLPYYSSFQKGHPQFWDFIKRACTKLMKVLVTIQGRHPYSFGDKSVLPPVMDFCLNKIVDPEPDLLLFEPFLIQCMVMVKCVLECKEYKPILTGRVMDENAITLEQMKKNISSVVGGVLTSLLPSERLILVCNILIRRYFVLTASDLEEWYQYPETFHHEQDVVQWTEKLRPCAEALYIVLFENYSQLLGPVVVSILQEAMNGCPSSVTEVTPGLLLKDAAYGAAAYVYYELSNYLSFKDWFNGALSLELSNDHPNMRIIHRKVALILGQWVSEIKDDIKRPVYCGLIRLLQDRDLSVRLAACRSLCSHIEDANFSEKDFGNLLPVCWDSCFKLIEEVQEFDSKVQVLNLISVLIAHISKVIPFANKLVEFFQKVWEESSGESLLQIQLLIALRNFVVALGYQSPSCYNVLLPILQKGIDINSPDELNLLEDSMLLWEATLSHAPAMVPQLLTYFPCLVEIIERSFDHLQVSVNIIESYIILGGTEFLNMHASSVAKLLDLIVGNVNDKGLLSTLPVIDILIQFCCFAVFSSRSAPINQQYIAKTYCNMFEWRRRS
- the LOC110622602 gene encoding importin-11 isoform X1, giving the protein MALSASDLPAIYSLLTNSMSGDESVRKPAEAALSQSESRPGFCSCLMEVITAKDLASQVDVRLLASVYFKNSINRYWRNRRDSSGISSEEKNHLRQRLLSHLREENDKIAVMLAVLISKIARFDYPKEWPELFSVLAHQLQSADVLTSHRIFTILFRTLKELSTKRLTADQRNFAEISSHFFDYCWRLWQSDVQTILHGFSAVVQSYNPNALEQRHDELYLTSERWLLCLKIIRQLIVSGFQSDAKCIQEVRPVKEVSPMFLNAIQSLLPYYSSFQKGHPQFWDFIKRACTKLMKVLVTIQGRHPYSFGDKSVLPPVMDFCLNKIVDPEPDLLLFEPFLIQCMVMVKCVLECKEYKPILTGRVMDENAITLEQMKKNISSVVGGVLTSLLPSERLILVCNILIRRYFVLTASDLEEWYQYPETFHHEQDVVQWTEKLRPCAEALYIVLFENYSQLLGPVVVSILQEAMNGCPSSVTEVTPGLLLKDAAYGAAAYVYYELSNYLSFKDWFNGALSLELSNDHPNMRIIHRKVALILGQWVSEIKDDIKRPVYCGLIRLLQDRDLSVRLAACRSLCSHIEDANFSEKDFGNLLPVCWDSCFKLIEEVQEFDSKVQVLNLISVLIAHISKVIPFANKLVEFFQKVWEESSGESLLQIQLLIALRNFVVALGYQSPSCYNVLLPILQKGIDINSPDELNLLEDSMLLWEATLSHAPAMVPQLLTYFPCLVEIIERSFDHLQVSVNIIESYIILGGTEFLNMHASSVAKLLDLIVGNVNDKGLLSTLPVIDILIQCFPVEVPPLISSTLQKLIVICLSGGDDLDPAKTAVKASSAAILARILVMNTNYLGQLTAEPSLQLLLQQAGAAVEESILLCLVDIWLDKVDNASSYQRKLFGFALSIILTLRLPQVLDKLDQILSVCTSVILGGNDDLTEEESSGDNMGSSMSHGEGIVPSKEFRKRQIKISDPINQLSLENSVRENLQTCAALHGESFNSAISRMHPSAFAQLKQALKMP
- the LOC110622602 gene encoding importin-11 isoform X2 translates to MALSASDLPAIYSLLTNSMSGDESVRKPAEAALSQSESRPGFCSCLMEVITAKDLASQVDVRLLASVYFKNSINRYWRNRRDSSGISSEEKNHLRQRLLSHLREENDKIAVMLAVLISKIARFDYPKEWPELFSVLAHQLQSADVLTSHRIFTILFRTLKELSTKRLTADQRNFAEISSHFFDYCWRLWQSDVQTILHGFSAVVQSYNPNALEQRHDELYLTSERWLLCLKIIRQLIVSGFQSDAKCIQEVRPVKEVSPMFLNAIQSLLPYYSSFQKGHPQFWDFIKRACTKLMKVLVTIQGRHPYSFGDKSVLPPVMDFCLNKIVDPEPDLLLFEPFLIQCMVMVKCVLECKEYKPILTGRVMDENAITLEQMKKNISSVVGGVLTSLLPSERLILVCNILIRRYFVLTASDLEEWYQYPETFHHEQDVVQWTEKLRPCAEALYIVLFENYSQLLGPVVVSILQEAMNGCPSSVTEVTPGLLLKDAAYGAAAYVYYELSNYLSFKDWFNGALSLELSNDHPNMRIIHRKVALILGQWVSEIKDDIKRPVYCGLIRLLQDRDLSVRLAACRSLCSHIEDANFSEKDFGNLLPVCWDSCFKLIEEVQEFDSKVQVLNLISVLIAHISKVIPFANKLVEFFQKVWEESSGESLLQIQLLIALRNFVVALGYQSPSCYNVLLPILQKGIDINSPDELNLLEDSMLLWEATLSHAPAMVPQLLTYFPCLVEIIERSFDHLQVSVNIIESYIILGGTEFLNMHASSVAKLLDLIVGNVNDKGLLSTLPVIDILIQCFPVEVPPLISSTLQKLIVICLSGGDDLDPAKTAVKASSAAILARILVMNTNYLGQLTAEPSLQLLLQQAGAAVEESILLCLVDIWLDKVDNASSYQRKLFGFALSIILTLRLPQVLDKLDQILSGDNMGSSMSHGEGIVPSKEFRKRQIKISDPINQLSLENSVRENLQTCAALHGESFNSAISRMHPSAFAQLKQALKMP